The Streptomyces sp. NBC_00459 DNA segment GCGATGTAGCAGGGGGTGTAGAGCCAGCGCGGGGCGCCGACCCAGAACACGCGGAAGGCGATACCGGCCACGGCCGCGCCCCAGATGCCCCACAGGAGCCACTGCCCCTTGCTCGCGGGGAGCAGCAGCATCGTCAGCGGGGTGTAGGTGCCCGCGATGATCAGGAAGATGTTGGCGTGGTCGAGCCTGCGCAGGACGCCGTCCATGCGCGGACTCCAGGTGCCGCGGTGGTAGAGCGCGCTCACGCCGAACAGCAGGCAGGCGGTGAGGGTGAAGATCCCGCAGGCGATGCGCGCCCGGCTCGAACTGGCGAGCGCGGTGAGGACCAGGCCGGAGATGAGTACGGCCGGAAACATGCCGAGATGCAGCCAGCCGCGCAGCTTGGGCTTGATCTCATCGGAATGTGGCAGTGAGAGCGCCAGGGGACCGCGGCCGACGGCCGGCGAGTCCAGGGGCGCGTCGGGGGCGGACGCAGTCATGACGGCAATCGTACCTACGCAACCGTAAGTTACGTGTCAGTTCGGTGACGGGAAGGGCTGGAAGTGGTCAGCCTCTCATGTGTGTTGGGTCTCGGGTGTACCAGGTGAATACGGGGTGACCCGGAGGAAACGTCCTGGCGGGCGGCGAATGAGTGGCGATGGTCACGTCGCTCAGGTGTGAGGCCCTCTGGACAGATGGGCGCTCCAGTCGGATGATCAAATGAGTGCGGTCGGCACCGGATGAGCGCCATTGATCAATACCGTGAAGCATCCGGGTCGCAGCCCCCAAGGGGCAGTCAACAAAAAAACCCTCATTCAAGGAGCAGATCGTGGCGCGCGACATCGCGGCTCCCGTTCCCCCTGACACCTTCCTCTCAGGCACCGTC contains these protein-coding regions:
- the trhA gene encoding PAQR family membrane homeostasis protein TrhA, producing MTASAPDAPLDSPAVGRGPLALSLPHSDEIKPKLRGWLHLGMFPAVLISGLVLTALASSSRARIACGIFTLTACLLFGVSALYHRGTWSPRMDGVLRRLDHANIFLIIAGTYTPLTMLLLPASKGQWLLWGIWGAAVAGIAFRVFWVGAPRWLYTPCYIAMGWAAVFFLPDFMRAGGIAVLVLVLVGGLLYSAGGVIYGLKRPNPSPHWFGFHEVFHSLTLAAFVTHYIGISMVAYQHG